In bacterium, the following proteins share a genomic window:
- a CDS encoding SDR family oxidoreductase — MRIVVTGGAGFLGSHLCDRLLAENHEVIAIDNLITGSTDNIAHIRDKRFTFIQYDVTNYIYVEGPVDFVFHFASPASPIDYLELPIQTLKVGSLGTHKALGLAKSKKAGFLLASTSEVYGDPLINPQHEEYWGNVNPIGPRGVYDEAKRFAEAMTMAYYTFHKVDTRIVRIFNTYGPRNRPNDGRVVPTFINQAIRNEPITVFGKGQQTRSFCYVSDLIDGIYRLMQSQEHLPVNIGNPVEMTVLQFAEKIIELTGSSSKIIYKPLPQDDPTVRRPDISKAKKILG; from the coding sequence ATGAGGATTGTTGTCACCGGCGGCGCCGGATTTTTGGGATCCCATCTTTGCGATCGATTGCTCGCCGAAAACCATGAAGTTATTGCGATTGATAATTTGATCACCGGCAGCACGGATAACATCGCACACATCCGCGATAAACGTTTCACGTTTATTCAGTATGACGTGACCAATTATATTTATGTCGAAGGACCGGTAGATTTTGTTTTTCACTTTGCCAGTCCGGCCAGTCCGATCGATTATCTTGAGTTACCCATTCAGACGCTGAAAGTCGGTTCCCTTGGGACACATAAAGCACTGGGATTGGCCAAAAGTAAAAAAGCAGGATTTCTATTGGCATCGACGTCCGAAGTGTACGGCGATCCGCTGATCAATCCTCAACACGAGGAATATTGGGGCAATGTCAATCCGATCGGCCCCCGCGGCGTGTACGATGAAGCCAAACGTTTCGCCGAAGCGATGACCATGGCGTATTACACGTTTCATAAAGTCGATACGCGTATCGTACGCATTTTTAATACCTACGGCCCACGCAATCGCCCCAACGATGGCCGTGTTGTTCCAACGTTCATTAATCAGGCCATTCGCAACGAACCGATCACGGTTTTCGGCAAGGGCCAGCAAACGCGTTCTTTTTGCTACGTCAGCGACCTCATTGACGGTATTTACCGGCTGATGCAATCACAGGAACATTTGCCTGTAAATATCGGCAATCCTGTTGAAATGACCGTTTTGCAATTTGCCGAAAAAATTATTGAACTGACCGGAAGCTCAAGTAAAATTATTTACAAACCGCTTCCCCAGGACGATCCAACCGTACGGCGTCCCGACATTTCCAAAGCCAAGAAAATATTGGG
- the rpoN gene encoding RNA polymerase factor sigma-54 encodes MSQGFRQILSQQMKLTPQQVLLSSLLQLPIQALEQRIKQELEQNPLLEEVQDLDETLEQTEELEEDQELKLEQEDPKKEEERAEAEIKAVDEKEKKEEQEVDWEQFLNDDNHFEIRMPRDVSNEEEETEWIQPQRTTLADHLLDQLRFTNLDDKQKEIGEYIIWNINEDGYLVYEDMVDTAPEKKEIEVFAETARDFQNDTIELNIPAEEDIQPKSNGKHKTIKIDPVQAIADELKVTTDEVESVLKVVQTFDPAGIAARNLKECILIQLNQRLGGFYDNGTSMSIRIVNEAYQDFINRRYDKVAKLLKITLDDIKRSIAEILQLNPKPGEGYIQAEQNYVTPDAAVKKVNEKFEIIVNDYGMPRLRINNAYRKMMLDKVKTQKDTKEFIKNKLEAAKWLINSLYRRRDTIYRTVEAIVELQKDFFDKGKEYIKPMKLEDVATKIGMDISTISRATNGKYVQTDYGVFELKYFFSTAMTSSEGEDVSTKQLKAALKKIIDEEDKGKPLSDEDLAKTMTAQGHPIARRTITKYREQMMIAPARLRRQI; translated from the coding sequence ATGTCCCAGGGATTCCGACAAATTCTTTCCCAACAAATGAAATTAACACCGCAGCAAGTGTTGCTTTCAAGTTTGTTGCAGCTTCCTATCCAGGCGCTCGAACAGCGGATTAAGCAGGAATTGGAACAAAATCCGCTCCTCGAAGAAGTACAGGATCTTGATGAAACACTCGAACAAACGGAAGAATTGGAGGAAGATCAGGAATTAAAACTTGAACAAGAAGATCCCAAGAAAGAAGAAGAGCGCGCGGAAGCTGAAATCAAAGCCGTCGATGAAAAGGAAAAAAAAGAAGAACAGGAAGTCGATTGGGAGCAGTTTCTCAATGATGACAATCATTTTGAAATTCGCATGCCACGCGACGTGAGCAATGAGGAAGAAGAAACCGAATGGATTCAGCCCCAGCGCACAACGCTCGCCGATCACTTGCTTGACCAATTGCGTTTTACCAATCTCGATGATAAACAAAAAGAAATCGGCGAATACATTATCTGGAATATCAACGAAGACGGTTACCTGGTCTATGAAGACATGGTGGATACCGCACCTGAGAAAAAAGAAATCGAAGTCTTCGCCGAAACTGCACGTGATTTTCAAAATGATACTATCGAGTTGAATATTCCGGCCGAAGAAGATATTCAACCAAAATCCAATGGCAAACACAAGACTATCAAAATTGATCCAGTCCAGGCGATTGCCGATGAATTAAAAGTTACTACCGACGAAGTAGAATCCGTTCTTAAGGTTGTGCAGACGTTCGATCCGGCAGGCATCGCCGCCCGAAATCTTAAAGAATGTATTTTAATCCAATTGAATCAACGTCTCGGCGGATTTTATGATAACGGCACGTCGATGTCCATTCGCATCGTCAATGAAGCATACCAGGATTTCATCAATCGCCGCTATGATAAAGTTGCCAAATTATTAAAAATTACTTTGGACGATATCAAGCGCTCGATTGCTGAAATTCTTCAACTCAACCCTAAGCCCGGCGAAGGATATATTCAAGCGGAACAAAATTACGTTACTCCTGATGCGGCTGTCAAAAAAGTGAATGAAAAATTCGAAATCATTGTCAATGACTATGGCATGCCGCGTCTGCGCATCAACAACGCGTATCGGAAAATGATGCTCGATAAAGTCAAAACGCAAAAAGACACTAAAGAATTTATTAAAAACAAGCTGGAAGCCGCCAAGTGGCTGATCAATTCTCTTTACCGTCGCCGGGATACGATCTACAGGACCGTGGAAGCCATTGTTGAATTACAGAAAGATTTTTTCGACAAAGGAAAAGAATATATCAAACCGATGAAACTTGAAGACGTAGCCACTAAAATCGGTATGGATATCTCGACCATCAGCCGTGCCACCAACGGTAAATACGTTCAAACCGATTATGGCGTTTTCGAGCTCAAATACTTTTTCTCAACCGCGATGACTTCGTCGGAAGGTGAAGACGTCTCGACTAAGCAATTAAAGGCGGCACTGAAAAAGATCATCGACGAAGAAGACAAAGGCAAGCCGCTCAGCGATGAAGATCTGGCCAAGACCATGACAGCGCAGGGACATCCTATCGCCCGTCGGACGATTACCAAATACCGCGAGCAAATGATGATTGCGCCTGCGCGATTACGCCGGCAAATCTGA
- the lptB gene encoding LPS export ABC transporter ATP-binding protein: protein MSSDNLHPVPHLPAEVPIADYIDHNRETRVAVRAEGLVKKYGGRKVVDGVNIDVTQGEIVGLLGPNGAGKTTTFHMITGMIKPNAGKIFFDKTNIKHYAMYRRARLGIGYLSQEASIFRKLTVEQNIMAILQTLRISKQERKRRLEQLLEDMSITRIAKNKGYSLSGGERRRTEIARALVTNPRFLLLDEPFAGIDPIAVEDIQSIVHGLKQRGIGILITDHNVHETLAITDRAYLLFDGKVLKDGTSESLAEDPEARKLYLGDKFKLRD, encoded by the coding sequence ATGAGCAGTGACAATTTACATCCCGTACCGCATTTGCCTGCGGAAGTTCCGATCGCCGATTATATTGATCACAACCGTGAGACACGCGTAGCGGTCCGCGCAGAAGGATTGGTCAAAAAATACGGCGGCCGTAAAGTCGTTGACGGCGTCAATATCGACGTTACACAAGGCGAGATTGTCGGCTTACTCGGCCCCAACGGCGCCGGTAAAACAACGACATTCCACATGATCACGGGTATGATCAAACCGAATGCAGGAAAAATCTTTTTTGATAAAACCAATATTAAACACTACGCCATGTACCGCCGGGCGCGACTCGGCATCGGGTATCTTTCGCAGGAAGCATCGATTTTCAGAAAATTGACCGTGGAACAAAATATCATGGCGATTCTACAAACGCTAAGGATATCCAAACAGGAACGAAAACGGCGGCTTGAACAATTGCTTGAAGACATGTCGATTACAAGAATTGCAAAGAATAAAGGATATTCCTTGTCGGGCGGCGAACGCAGGCGTACTGAGATCGCTCGTGCACTTGTGACGAATCCGCGTTTTCTGTTATTGGACGAGCCTTTTGCCGGAATCGATCCGATTGCCGTTGAAGACATCCAATCGATTGTCCACGGTCTTAAACAGCGCGGCATCGGCATTCTGATTACTGATCATAACGTGCATGAAACGCTTGCCATTACCGATCGCGCGTATTTGCTCTTCGACGGTAAAGTACTGAAAGACGGTACGTCTGAATCCCTTGCCGAAGATCCTGAAGCGCGCAAATTGTATCTTGGCGATAAATTCAAATTGAGAGATTAA
- the lptC gene encoding LPS export ABC transporter periplasmic protein LptC: protein MKLNYLKRQLSVVLIFSMFFACSDWQENESLSGNDQNTPNQEGWKSKVIFSTDGVINAELQYEHMMRWDKLQLTTFNQGIRLDMYDEGKHQMTLTADSGEIKSQVNNLLALGNVYIVSDSGITMRTQKIIWDDAKQKIFADGFVTITTEEDTLNGYEFESDKNLNHWKMKRAFGQSGREVDLRTGTIHSRNDSEKKHNLDKEVDDFLKNEKQ from the coding sequence ATGAAATTAAACTATTTGAAACGGCAACTTAGTGTTGTGCTGATTTTTTCGATGTTCTTTGCTTGTTCCGATTGGCAGGAAAATGAGTCTTTGTCCGGCAACGATCAAAACACACCTAACCAGGAAGGATGGAAATCAAAAGTCATTTTCTCAACGGACGGCGTCATCAACGCTGAATTGCAGTACGAACACATGATGCGTTGGGACAAATTGCAACTGACAACCTTCAATCAAGGCATCCGGCTCGACATGTATGATGAAGGCAAACATCAGATGACATTAACGGCGGACAGCGGCGAAATTAAAAGCCAGGTCAATAACCTGCTCGCTCTTGGCAACGTGTATATCGTTTCCGACAGCGGCATTACGATGCGCACACAAAAAATAATCTGGGACGATGCGAAACAAAAAATTTTTGCCGACGGATTTGTAACCATTACGACTGAAGAAGATACGCTTAACGGATATGAATTCGAATCGGATAAAAATCTCAATCACTGGAAAATGAAGCGTGCATTCGGTCAAAGCGGACGAGAAGTCGATCTGCGTACCGGGACCATTCATTCCCGAAACGATTCGGAGAAAAAACATAACCTCGATAAAGAGGTTGACGATTTTCTGAAAAACGAAAAACAATGA
- the recO gene encoding DNA repair protein RecO, with product MGIRKTEAVILKVIPYGETSKILTTFTKDHGKITMIAKGARNIKSKFGGSLEPFTYLSVVFYEREARDLQYVSDVSVINPFLNIHDHLDRMYAALSMIEICNKVIHGNEENTALFELLTQTLEGMNSPAKPAVNGFLNFLIQLADLLGFKMELERCNFCDDITEHLRLQFNIDKGRIVCENCPHDIQMYSDQSVLSKETYAVMRQMVRSKGSGLYNIIISDRARSEIYSTVIRHLQYHIEELKHLNALAYLKV from the coding sequence ATGGGGATTCGTAAAACCGAAGCAGTGATCCTAAAAGTCATTCCTTACGGTGAGACCAGCAAAATTCTGACCACTTTTACAAAAGATCACGGTAAAATTACAATGATCGCCAAAGGCGCCAGGAATATTAAAAGCAAATTTGGCGGATCTCTGGAACCTTTTACATATTTATCGGTGGTTTTTTACGAACGCGAGGCGCGGGATTTGCAGTATGTCTCGGATGTTTCGGTTATTAATCCGTTTTTGAACATTCACGATCATCTCGACCGTATGTATGCAGCCCTATCAATGATTGAAATTTGCAATAAAGTTATTCACGGTAATGAGGAAAATACGGCGTTGTTTGAGTTATTGACGCAGACTCTTGAGGGCATGAACAGCCCGGCCAAACCGGCTGTAAACGGTTTTTTGAATTTTTTGATCCAGCTTGCTGATTTGCTCGGTTTTAAAATGGAACTGGAGCGTTGTAACTTTTGCGATGACATTACAGAACATCTTCGGCTTCAATTCAATATCGACAAAGGACGGATTGTCTGCGAAAATTGTCCGCATGATATACAGATGTACTCCGATCAATCGGTTTTATCCAAAGAAACCTATGCCGTGATGCGGCAAATGGTACGATCGAAAGGTTCCGGATTATATAATATCATAATCAGTGACCGCGCACGAAGTGAAATTTATTCAACTGTAATCCGTCATTTGCAGTATCATATTGAGGAACTGAAACATTTGAACGCATTGGCTTATTTGAAAGTATGA
- a CDS encoding DUF1573 domain-containing protein, with the protein MNKKWILTISLSVVLVVATLVIFQTKVLSSHAQQNGPVIQFENKTHDFGKIVEGEMAEHVFKFTNTGSDSLKISHVQASCGCTAALLSSMAVAPGESGEIKATFNSKGRVGKARKTITVTSNSVVSPQTILTFMVEVEPADGKKTDTASQK; encoded by the coding sequence ATGAACAAAAAATGGATTCTGACTATTTCACTATCGGTTGTTTTGGTGGTAGCTACGCTTGTGATCTTTCAAACAAAAGTTTTGAGCAGCCATGCCCAGCAAAACGGACCGGTTATCCAGTTTGAAAATAAAACGCACGATTTCGGCAAAATCGTTGAAGGTGAAATGGCCGAACACGTCTTTAAATTTACCAATACAGGATCGGACTCGCTCAAAATTTCTCACGTTCAGGCTTCGTGCGGATGTACGGCGGCGCTTTTGAGTTCAATGGCCGTTGCACCGGGTGAAAGCGGGGAGATTAAAGCTACTTTTAATTCCAAAGGCCGGGTCGGAAAAGCGCGGAAAACGATCACCGTAACATCCAATTCAGTTGTTTCTCCTCAGACGATTTTAACATTTATGGTAGAAGTTGAGCCGGCCGACGGCAAAAAAACGGATACAGCCAGCCAAAAGTAA
- a CDS encoding cobalamin B12-binding domain-containing protein — protein MKKTKVLVAKPGLDGHDRGAKVIASALRDAGMEVIYTGLRQTPEMIVHAAVQEDVDVIAISILSGSHMTLFPKIIDSMKAEGLDDILLIGGGIIPDKDSEQLEKMGVNKLFGPGTSTSDVVDYIQKWYQTHRELQNA, from the coding sequence ATGAAAAAGACTAAAGTTTTAGTAGCCAAGCCCGGTCTTGACGGGCATGATCGGGGCGCCAAAGTAATAGCCAGCGCGTTACGGGATGCCGGAATGGAAGTAATTTATACCGGTCTGCGTCAAACACCGGAAATGATTGTTCATGCGGCCGTTCAGGAAGACGTCGACGTCATCGCGATCAGTATTTTGTCCGGTTCCCACATGACGTTATTTCCAAAAATTATCGACTCAATGAAAGCGGAAGGCTTGGATGATATCCTGCTCATCGGCGGCGGAATCATTCCTGACAAAGATTCCGAACAATTAGAGAAAATGGGCGTTAATAAATTATTCGGCCCGGGAACTTCGACGTCCGATGTAGTCGATTACATCCAGAAATGGTATCAGACTCACCGCGAGTTGCAAAACGCCTGA
- a CDS encoding HAD-IA family hydrolase: protein MAAITTLFWDLGGVVLTNAWDREQRVKVLNEFGITDQAVLNEFGDRHREVAALFETGQCSLDEYLDMTVFGLTNGFAKETFIQKMFEQSQAIEGMSVLQSIAASGKYFLATLNNESRELNEHRIKQFKLDNYFNAFFSSCYLNRMKPDPDIYRTALSITQSDPVECVFIDDRSQNVQAANRVGIHAIQYQNPGQLTQALASLGVKL from the coding sequence ATGGCGGCAATAACAACCCTATTCTGGGATCTCGGCGGAGTGGTGCTGACCAATGCCTGGGATCGCGAACAGCGCGTAAAGGTACTGAACGAGTTCGGTATTACCGATCAAGCCGTACTGAATGAATTTGGCGACCGGCACCGCGAAGTAGCGGCGTTGTTTGAGACCGGACAATGTTCACTCGATGAATATCTCGACATGACTGTTTTCGGTCTGACGAACGGATTCGCCAAAGAAACCTTCATTCAAAAGATGTTTGAACAGTCACAAGCCATCGAAGGGATGAGTGTTCTGCAAAGCATCGCGGCTTCCGGTAAATATTTTCTGGCTACGCTAAATAATGAATCGAGAGAATTGAACGAGCACCGGATCAAACAATTCAAGCTGGATAATTATTTCAATGCTTTTTTTTCTTCATGTTATCTCAATCGTATGAAACCGGATCCGGATATTTATCGTACTGCACTGAGTATTACGCAAAGCGATCCGGTAGAATGCGTGTTCATCGATGATCGCTCACAAAATGTGCAGGCTGCGAACCGGGTTGGTATCCACGCCATTCAATATCAAAACCCCGGCCAATTGACGCAAGCGCTGGCATCATTGGGCGTGAAATTATAA
- a CDS encoding RNA methyltransferase codes for MPFELLTKNKLKQFSLILDKKFRQSSGTFLIEGLHLFEEFLRSQFEAEWIVIDTAFEEAHPEIVRTLQKKFSTITYRVSQRDCLKLSDTQHPQGILAAIRQPASPQKIFGDSDTMIIALDRISDPGNLGTIIRCADWFGVRKIITSPSCVEIYNPKVVRATMGSIFRISFYQDLELKSSINHARDARYTVCAADMKGADLSKLLPLSNTLLLVGSEAHGIDKNLLDLCDKKVSIPKFGNGDSLNAAVACGIILHELRVKQK; via the coding sequence ATGCCTTTTGAATTGCTTACCAAAAACAAACTCAAACAATTTTCATTAATCCTTGACAAAAAATTCCGTCAATCTTCCGGAACCTTCCTGATTGAGGGTCTTCACTTATTTGAAGAATTTCTCAGGAGTCAATTCGAAGCCGAGTGGATTGTTATCGATACGGCTTTTGAAGAAGCTCATCCCGAAATTGTGCGAACGCTTCAAAAGAAATTTTCAACGATCACTTACCGTGTGTCGCAGCGTGATTGCTTGAAATTATCCGATACGCAACATCCGCAGGGAATATTGGCCGCCATACGCCAACCCGCCTCCCCCCAAAAGATTTTCGGTGATTCTGATACTATGATTATTGCTCTGGATCGAATCAGCGATCCGGGGAATTTAGGCACTATTATACGCTGTGCTGATTGGTTCGGAGTAAGAAAAATAATTACCAGTCCTTCATGCGTGGAAATTTATAATCCAAAAGTTGTGCGAGCGACAATGGGTTCCATTTTCCGGATTTCATTTTATCAGGATTTAGAATTAAAATCGAGCATCAATCATGCGCGAGATGCGCGTTACACCGTGTGCGCTGCCGACATGAAAGGTGCTGATTTATCGAAGTTACTTCCGTTGAGTAACACACTGCTTCTCGTTGGTAGCGAAGCGCATGGGATAGATAAAAATTTATTGGATCTGTGCGACAAAAAAGTAAGCATTCCGAAATTCGGTAACGGCGATTCGCTTAATGCCGCGGTTGCCTGCGGAATTATTTTGCACGAGTTGCGCGTAAAACAGAAATGA
- a CDS encoding DUF4147 domain-containing protein produces MSAFHEKLFNDAMAIFESGLKAVHAHELVRQSFVICDSILTAGQRSYDLDSFERIIVIGAGKASAAMAEAVEQLLGDRISGGVVVTKYGHARPLNKIGIIEAGHPLPDMNGVRAGKAIIRTAYDATEKDLVIFLLSGGASVLMSSFKEGFLLDDAIKLNQQLLACGADIHEINTIRKCFSTIHGGKLAMQIYPATCLSLIISDVIGNRAADIGSGPTFPNAAFPDEVDTVLKKYKLDQWRSRIDNENADDGLFGNVNNIIIGDNDKALAECDRTAGLLGYECHKMGKMFAGEAREVAVDFINQALTLKSKTTKPLCYIGGGETTVTLSGHGKGGRNQEAALSAMVALKDTKSYLFFAAGTDGTDGPTDAAGAWVSNEIYNHSLEKKLDGVTYLKNHDSYSFFEQMETHVRTGPTMTNVMDIMMLILP; encoded by the coding sequence ATGAGCGCATTTCACGAAAAATTGTTCAATGATGCCATGGCAATCTTTGAATCCGGTTTGAAAGCCGTACACGCACACGAACTTGTCCGGCAATCTTTTGTTATCTGTGATTCTATCCTCACCGCCGGGCAGCGAAGCTACGATTTGGATTCGTTTGAACGAATTATCGTAATCGGCGCCGGCAAAGCGTCAGCAGCAATGGCTGAAGCGGTCGAACAACTACTTGGTGATCGAATTTCCGGGGGTGTTGTTGTTACCAAATATGGACATGCGCGTCCATTAAACAAAATCGGTATAATTGAAGCCGGTCATCCGTTGCCCGATATGAACGGCGTTCGTGCAGGCAAAGCGATCATCCGAACTGCGTACGATGCTACTGAAAAAGATTTGGTTATATTTTTACTTTCTGGCGGTGCGTCTGTTTTGATGTCTTCATTTAAAGAGGGATTTTTACTGGACGATGCGATTAAATTAAATCAACAATTACTGGCATGCGGTGCCGATATTCACGAGATCAATACCATTCGTAAATGTTTTTCAACTATTCACGGCGGCAAATTGGCTATGCAGATTTATCCCGCAACGTGTCTCAGTTTGATTATTTCCGATGTGATTGGTAATCGTGCAGCCGACATTGGATCGGGTCCAACATTTCCGAATGCCGCATTTCCGGATGAAGTGGATACTGTTTTGAAAAAATACAAATTGGATCAGTGGCGGTCGCGCATAGACAACGAAAATGCTGATGATGGACTCTTTGGAAATGTCAATAATATCATTATTGGCGATAATGATAAAGCTCTTGCTGAATGCGATCGGACAGCCGGCTTGCTCGGGTACGAATGTCACAAAATGGGCAAGATGTTTGCCGGAGAAGCGCGCGAAGTAGCCGTTGATTTCATCAATCAGGCATTGACACTCAAATCAAAAACCACAAAACCTTTGTGTTATATCGGCGGCGGAGAAACAACTGTAACACTCAGCGGACATGGAAAAGGCGGACGCAACCAGGAAGCGGCATTGTCGGCAATGGTAGCACTCAAAGATACAAAGTCATATTTATTTTTTGCCGCCGGTACTGACGGAACAGATGGCCCAACCGATGCGGCCGGCGCATGGGTTTCGAATGAAATTTATAACCATTCGCTTGAAAAAAAATTGGATGGTGTGACGTATTTAAAAAATCACGATTCATATAGTTTTTTTGAACAAATGGAAACACATGTGCGCACAGGTCCTACCATGACAAATGTTATGGACATAATGATGCTTATATTGCCATGA
- a CDS encoding 5'-deoxyadenosine deaminase: MKKIVIHDATIVTMDAERSIRHADILIEGSWISKIGKLKPNDYKNAIRIHASGLVATPGFVQTHVHLCQTLFRNLADDLELLDWLKLKIWPFEAAHTPASIRTSARLALAELIRGGTTTILDMGTVHHHDYIFEQIEISGIRAFSGKAMMDDCPGGPKGLEESRAWSIGESLRLKRDWHNSAGGRIQFAFAPRFVLSCSEPLLCDVRDLSRDENLLVHTHASENRGELQAVIQRCQASNVEYFHRIQLANERLCLAHCIWLNDREMEIIRDTKTKVMHCPSSNLKLGSGIAKVPELLAMGIPVSLGADGAPCNNNLDMLQEMKLAALIQKPRLGPKSLTAETVFEMATINGAKTLRIDDQIGSIEVGKKADIILMNLDNIHTTPAESIYSQIVYSAHSSDVKTVIVDGKVIMKDREIKTFDVSSITNETKQELKKLLRRM, translated from the coding sequence ATGAAAAAAATTGTGATCCATGATGCTACTATTGTAACCATGGATGCCGAGCGAAGCATTCGTCACGCCGATATTTTAATTGAAGGTTCTTGGATTTCCAAAATCGGAAAACTAAAACCAAACGACTATAAAAATGCCATTCGTATCCATGCAAGCGGCTTGGTAGCAACGCCAGGATTTGTTCAGACACATGTTCATTTGTGCCAAACGTTGTTCAGGAATCTGGCGGACGATCTTGAATTACTGGATTGGCTGAAATTAAAAATCTGGCCTTTTGAAGCGGCTCATACGCCGGCGTCCATCCGTACATCAGCGCGGTTGGCGCTCGCTGAGTTGATCCGCGGCGGCACTACTACGATTTTGGATATGGGCACCGTGCATCACCACGATTATATTTTTGAGCAAATTGAAATTTCAGGCATCCGTGCTTTTTCAGGCAAAGCGATGATGGACGATTGCCCGGGCGGCCCGAAGGGATTGGAAGAAAGCCGAGCATGGTCGATCGGTGAGAGTTTACGGCTGAAACGCGACTGGCATAATAGTGCTGGCGGCAGAATTCAATTTGCTTTTGCTCCCCGTTTTGTCTTATCTTGCAGTGAGCCGCTTTTATGCGATGTCCGGGATCTGTCGCGCGATGAAAACTTGCTGGTACACACTCACGCTTCAGAAAATCGCGGGGAATTACAAGCGGTGATCCAACGCTGTCAAGCGTCCAATGTCGAATACTTTCACCGGATTCAATTGGCCAATGAGCGCCTTTGTCTTGCACATTGCATTTGGCTGAATGACCGTGAAATGGAAATTATCCGGGATACAAAAACGAAAGTAATGCACTGTCCGTCGTCTAATCTGAAATTAGGTTCCGGAATTGCTAAAGTGCCTGAACTGTTGGCGATGGGCATTCCGGTTTCGTTAGGTGCCGACGGAGCGCCGTGTAACAATAACCTCGACATGCTCCAGGAAATGAAGTTAGCGGCATTAATTCAAAAACCGCGTTTAGGACCGAAGTCATTAACGGCGGAAACAGTTTTTGAAATGGCGACAATCAACGGAGCCAAAACATTGCGTATAGATGATCAGATCGGGAGTATCGAAGTTGGCAAAAAAGCCGATATTATATTGATGAATTTGGATAATATCCATACCACACCGGCGGAGTCGATTTATTCTCAGATCGTTTATTCCGCACATTCCTCGGATGTGAAAACTGTAATTGTCGACGGCAAAGTTATTATGAAAGACCGGGAAATAAAAACTTTTGATGTTTCATCCATTACCAATGAAACGAAACAAGAACTCAAAAAATTATTGAGGCGAATGTAG
- a CDS encoding biotin--[acetyl-CoA-carboxylase] ligase, whose product MNNDFSSIAEFARTSTAGRFNIIPVDSIDSSNRYAKLLLSEKKIGHNTVILADEQVQGKGRLNRSWASPPGVGLWMSIVVEPELPATQWFLFTFMSAVAVAEAIEHQSGLEVQLKWPNDVLIRRKKTCGILLESVSVDQKSFLIIGIGLNVNQPEFPDELLHKATSLAIEAGKEISRREIFVEILLRFSQHYSMLDISILRIWKKRTDFFRQPITIFELNQEFDAIALDVNDDGGLIVDVNGLRRTIYAGDVRIQWQQV is encoded by the coding sequence ATGAACAATGATTTTTCTTCCATAGCTGAATTTGCCCGCACTTCTACTGCCGGTCGTTTTAATATTATTCCTGTTGACTCAATTGATTCGTCCAACCGCTACGCTAAACTTCTTCTTTCTGAAAAAAAAATCGGCCATAACACCGTTATCCTTGCCGACGAACAAGTCCAAGGGAAAGGCCGGCTCAATCGTTCCTGGGCATCTCCGCCGGGCGTCGGATTATGGATGTCCATCGTTGTAGAACCAGAACTGCCAGCAACACAGTGGTTTTTATTTACGTTTATGAGCGCCGTCGCGGTAGCAGAAGCGATCGAACATCAAAGCGGACTTGAAGTGCAGTTGAAATGGCCTAACGACGTCTTGATTCGCAGGAAAAAAACATGCGGGATTTTACTCGAAAGTGTTTCGGTCGATCAAAAAAGTTTTCTCATCATCGGCATTGGCCTTAATGTCAATCAACCTGAATTTCCCGATGAATTGCTGCACAAAGCGACGTCTTTGGCTATTGAGGCCGGCAAAGAAATTTCGCGGCGCGAAATTTTTGTGGAAATATTGCTACGATTCAGTCAACATTATTCGATGTTAGATATATCGATTTTGCGAATTTGGAAAAAAAGAACCGATTTTTTTCGACAGCCGATTACAATCTTTGAATTAAATCAGGAATTTGACGCAATTGCATTAGATGTCAATGATGACGGAGGCTTGATCGTCGACGTCAACGGTCTTCGTCGAACGATTTATGCAGGCGATGTGCGGATTCAATGGCAACAAGTTTGA